The following proteins are encoded in a genomic region of Laspinema palackyanum D2c:
- a CDS encoding helix-turn-helix domain-containing protein, producing the protein MGSSSRITPGANKTLPLKQPQVGHLIRELRQLAGLTQEQFALRLGVAYATINRWENARVQPSSLALQQIRAVIDELGDSPSPKLREGSRDLLLSYLGIED; encoded by the coding sequence ATGGGGTCTTCCTCCAGAATCACCCCAGGGGCTAACAAAACGTTGCCCCTGAAGCAACCCCAAGTTGGACATCTGATTCGGGAACTGCGACAGCTTGCGGGATTAACCCAAGAACAGTTTGCATTGAGGTTGGGGGTGGCTTATGCGACAATCAATCGCTGGGAAAATGCTCGCGTCCAGCCATCTTCTTTAGCCTTGCAGCAGATTCGAGCAGTGATTGACGAACTCGGGGATTCCCCATCACCCAAGCTCCGAGAGGGGAGTCGGGACCTGCTGTTGAGCTATTTAGGAATAGAGGATTAG